One Novipirellula galeiformis genomic region harbors:
- a CDS encoding thioredoxin family protein yields MVSLLFALILSTVTSEQQMQQNYASVYKQSIEENKPLMVIVSADWCPACQVLKNSTLKQMAQTGELNDVCVAVINKDLEPELVQQLTKGENLLPQIIMFTKSESGQWNRRRLIGFQPKQPVRSLIRKAILDRQG; encoded by the coding sequence ATGGTTTCGTTGCTTTTCGCTTTGATTTTGTCCACCGTGACAAGCGAACAACAGATGCAGCAGAACTACGCTTCGGTTTACAAGCAATCGATTGAAGAAAACAAGCCGCTAATGGTCATTGTCAGCGCCGATTGGTGCCCGGCATGCCAAGTCTTGAAGAACTCAACGCTCAAGCAAATGGCCCAGACGGGCGAATTAAATGACGTCTGTGTGGCCGTCATCAATAAAGACCTCGAGCCTGAACTGGTTCAACAGCTCACCAAGGGTGAGAACCTGTTGCCTCAGATCATCATGTTCACCAAGTCCGAGTCGGGCCAGTGGAATCGTCGCCGCTTGATCGGTTTCCAACCGAAACAACCGGTTCGGTCGCTGATTCGAAAGGCGATCTTGGACCGGCAAGGCTAA